A genomic window from Chrysoperla carnea chromosome 3, inChrCarn1.1, whole genome shotgun sequence includes:
- the LOC123294775 gene encoding serine/threonine-protein kinase PRP4 homolog, translated as MSSDSSIEVLSDNAHSPPSKMDIADNGSALKRKKRKHKSKHKKHSTEKVRKHKKHKRKVSVSDESDAETTPKTKRPKDVVIDLVTTDPVPISDVRYTPELSPTRMKQINGNKILKKVNTDPAAVVEDITAGLVKLPDNVSLEVISSESEPEPVVEYDSEDIDVGIIEEDMNLEELMKQKALLQAVLGEFSEGEVHDEDESESKTPAVPEEVILLDDSSNDGGKISGSKKFDRRDRKHSSSNAEKYSKISSRKKHRERSPQSYRHSSRDRRLSREREMDRRRSREREMERRSRDDIMRSRSRHDVDRDYNRMRENYHRSRDRADSRDRHRGNYRDRERDRHYRHRHDRDRDRVDEKKDKYKDSLSEGLTLQKEDSSDSEIDANIDIKEDEDEEQIIERRRKQREELLKRLGAVSEDSNTVQSISSSPTTNNASNELSKMKVEATPPETNNEIINIDDDERNKSLTPPVVNVVQNNGKLKKNKETEESHTPPIPPAMLKPKTQQEIKDTKENKNTKKCDWDMFAEQDTFGVVDSPGGAAISNRRGHDNPALTDNWDDAEGYYRVRIGETLDNRYAVYGYTGQGVFSNVVRARDLARGGQDVAVKIIRNNEIMHKTGLRELEVLKRLNDSDPEDRYHCMRLFRHFFHKQHLCMVLEPLAMNLREVLKKYGKDVGLHVKAVRSYTQQLLLALRLLKKAGILHADIKPDNILVNESKLILKLCDFGSASHINDNEITPYLVSRFYRAPEIILGIPYDYGIDMWSAACTIYELYTGRIMFPGKSNNQMLKYFMDAKGKIPNKVIRKGAFKEQHFDTNCNFLYHEVDKVTEREKVVTMSVVNPSRDLQAELVAGQALPTEQTRKVTQLRDLLERALALDPAKRISLNAALTHPFIQDKI; from the exons at GTCGTCAGATTCGTCAATTGAAGTACTTTCAGATAATGCTCACAGTCCACCTAGTAAAATGGATATAGCAGACAATGGTAGTGCACTTAAACGTAAAAAGCGTAAACATAAGAGTAAACATAAAAAGCATAGTACGGAAAAAGTACGCAAACATAAGAAACATAAGCGGAAGGTATCTGTAAGTGATGAGTCCGATGCCGAAACAACACCTAAAACAAAGCGTCCCAAGGACGTTGTTATTGATTTAGTTACTACTGATCCTGTCCCAATTTCAGATGTTAGATACACTCCAGAATTATCTCCAACCAGAATGAAACAAATTAATGGaaataaaatactcaaaaaagTTAACACAGATCCAGCTGCGGTAGTTGAAGATATCACAGCTGGATTAGTAAAGTTACCCGATAATGTGTCTTTGGAAGTTATATCCTCTGAAAGTGAGCCAGAACCAGTCGTGGAATACGATAGTGAAGATATTGATGTTGGAATTATTGAAGAAGATATGAATCTTGAAGAATTAATGAAGCAAAAAGCACTGTTACAAGCAGTACTTGGGGAGTTCAGTGAAGGGGAAGTACATGATGAAGATGAGTCTGAATCAAAAACACCAGCTGTACCCGAAGAAGTTATTCTTCTCGATGATTCCAGTAATGATGGTGGGAAAATTAGCGGTTCTAAGAAATTTGATCGTAGAGATAGAAAACATTCATCAAGTAATGCTGAAAAGTATTCGAAGATTTCATCGAGGAAAAAGCATCGTGAACGTTCACCACAATCATATCGACATAGTTCGAGAGATCGTCGACTATCTAGAGAAAGAGAAATGGATCGTCGTAGATCTAGAGAGAGAGAAATGGAACGACGATCTAGAGATGATATAATGAGATCTAGATCACGACATGATGTAGATCGCGATTATAATAGAATGAGAGAGAATTATCATCGATCAAGAGATCGTGCTGATTCTAGAGATCGACATCGTGGTAATTATAGGGATAGGGAAAGAGATAGACATTATAGGCATAGGCATGACAGAGACAGAGATAGGGTAGATGAGAAAAAAGACAAATATAAAGATTCATTAAGTGAGGGACTAACTTTACAGAAAGAAGACTCGAGTGATAGTGAAATTGATGCGAATATTGACATCAAAGAAGATGAAGATGAAGAACAGATTATTGAACGGAGGAGAAAACAACGTGAGGAATTATTGAAG CGATTGGGAGCTGTAAGTGAAGATAGCAATACAGTGCAATCAATATCATCAAGTCCCACAACAAATAATGCATCCAAcgaattatcaaaaatgaaagtTGAAGCAACACCCCCAGAAACGAATAATGAAATCATTAACATTGACGATGATGAACGGAACAAGTCTTTAACACCACCCGTTGTTAATGTTGtacaaaataatggaaaattaaaGAAGAATAAGGAAACTGAAGAATCACATACACCTCCAATTCCACCTGCAATGCTCAAACCTAAAACACAACAGGAAATTAAGgacacaaaagaaaataaaaatacaaagaaatGTGATTGGGATATGTTTGCTGAACAGGATACCTTTGGTGTTGTGGAC tcaCCTGGTGGAGCTGCAATTTCAAATCGCCGTGGCCATGATAATCCTGCATTAACGGATAATTGGGATGATGCAGAAGGATATTATCGTGTACGTATTGGTGAAACGTTAGATAATCGCTATGCTGTTTATGGATATACGGGTCAAGGCGTATTCAGTAATGTTGTTCGAGCTAGGGATCTTGCACGTGGCGGACAAGATGTTGCTgtgaaaattattcgaaataatgaaatcat gCATAAAACTGGTTTACGTGaattagaagtattaaaacggTTAAACGATTCCGATCCAGAAGATCGATATCATTGTATGCGTTTATTCCGACACTTTTTCCATAAACAACATTTATGTATGGTTTTAGAACCATTAGCCATGAATTTACgtgaagtattaaaaaaatatggtaaagaTGTTGGGTTACATGTAAAAGCTGTCCGAAGTTATACTCAACAATTACTATTAGCATTACGTTTGCTCAAAAAAGCTGGTATACTCCATGCCGATATCAAACCCGATAATATTTTAGtcaatgaaagtaaattaattttaaaattatgtgatTTTGGTTCTGCTTCGCATATAAACGATAATGAAATTACACCATATTTAGTATCACGATTCTATCGTGCTCCAGAAATTATACTTGGTATACCGTACGATTATGGTATTGATATGTGGTCAGCGGCATGCACAATTTATGAATTGTATACAGGACGAATTATGTTCCCAGGGAAATCAAACAATcaaatgttgaaatattttatggatGCAAAAGGGAAAATACCAAATAAAGTGATACGAAAAGGTGCATTTAAGGAACAACATTTTGAtacaaattgtaattttttgtatcatgAAGTTGATAAAGTTACGGAACGG GAAAAAGTGGTTACAATGTCTGTTGTAAATCCATCACGTGATTTGCAAGCTGAACTAGTTGCCGGACAAGCATTGCCGACTGAACAGACACGTAAAGTAACTCAATTACGTGATTTACTTGAACGTGCCTTGGCACTAGATCCAGCTAAGCGGATATCATTAAATGCTGCACTAACACATCCATTTATACAAGATAAAATCTAG